TCGgagtaaaagttaaaaaaaaaaatctttaaaaatttaagGTTTAATAcaccttttgttttttattgttaatatttaaactaatttattaaaaaagcaCTAATAACTCATATTACTTagcaaaaaatgtaaattatatctaaatttatttcaaattaatatcaaccatataaaatttttaggccttaaaaaattttcagactTGGATGATATCCCAATTTGCCTTTGCTAATCGACGACCATGCTAATAATGTAGCAGCTCGTAAATTGTAAGTTTCTATGTTATTTTATATCGACCTTGTCTAGCTTTAATTAAGTGAGCAACTTCAATTTACGGGCTGTTACACATATTTGGAAGCAAGAGTTGCAGATTTTCCTTCTTTATCAATGACACACTAGTTGTAAGTGAGACTTGATATGTAatagaattaaaatattatGTGGTAATTTGATATGTAAAtgctaatatttaatttacgcCAAGAAAATATTGAGATTTTAGGCATCAATTTTGTTTTTACAAttaataaatgtttttttaaagattatattaattaatgttATTACATGTAAAAGCTCATAAAAGTCATCGACATCAAATGACTTCAAATATAAGTTCGAAGACTATATGTTGTAAGAGCAGAAGTGCACAATTTTGAAAAATGGATCAACAAAACTAAGAAATTCATGCCTTCTTCTAATACTTTAAGTTGACCAACTAAATAAACTAAAGACCTTGTTtcttactccctccgttttttttttatcttccataTTACTATAACaggtagttttaaaagttctttcattttagaatactttcaatttttagaaagtttttatcccacttttaccccttaaaaccccccattttcttttaatgtaccccttttcttttatttataattattttctctctcgtactttcaatacaatcattacttcacactactatttaattaaaataatacccactacaatctcatacttccaatataatcattacttcacactactatttaattaaaataatatccactataatccaaagattctatcttccttaatatgtataaaaaatccaaagtgaaagatcaaaaaagaacggagcgATTATGTTTTAAAGGAACTAAAGAATGGCATTTGTCCAAgacatttttataattaatgttCCAAAAACGACCCAAAATCCAAGAACCACAGATATCAACAGTCCCAGAAATGTCATATTATCTCCAGTATCTCCATCTTTTTCTCGATTTTGAGCACCTTGTCCTTTTAGTTTGCTACCCGATGGTTCATCTCCCGGACATTTTGGGAGAAGTGCACCACAAAGTCCGCATTTGCCGCTGTACGATGAAGGATCAAAGCCTTGTAACTGAGTACCAATTGGTATCTTCCCGGACAAATTGTTCTTAGACAAATCCAAAATCTCCAAGCAAGTAACTTGAGCAAGACTTATGGGAATGACTCCTGAAGATAATTGTTGGAAAGATCAAGAAACTTTAAAGATTTAAGCTGCCCAATTTGCTTTGTTATACTTCCAACCAAATGGTTTCTTGATAAGTTCAAGAACACAAGACCTGTTAGACTTGCAACTTCTTGTGGAATTTGTCCTTCCAATTCATTATCTGAAATCTCAATGCCTTTCACTTGGTCTACAAATCTTTGAAAGTTGTGTTCTTTCCATTTCCACATCAGTTTCGCGTCTACAATGTATACATAATTCGACAAAGTAATATCATCGAAATCATGTGTGCTAGTCATTGCTGTTAAGTTGTATATGCATTTTGGGATTGTTCCAGAGATGTGGTTGAGAGAAAGATCTAAGATATGGAGATGAGACAAAAAACAAAGACTTTCTTAGAAATAATGGTAACGAACCCCTCAAATTATTTGAACTGAAGTCGATGATAGGGAGTTTTTGAAGTGTGATCGATAAATCTGGAAATGGTCCATAAATCATGTTATTAGAAACATTTAAATAATCCAGATTTAAAGGTGACAATGAGTTCCAAAAAGAAGTTGGAACGCTATCATGAATCCCAGCATCTGATATGCCCAGATAGGAAAGATTGGTTTGGGTTACAATCCATTTTGGGAAATATGGCCCTAACTTGCATGATTCCAAATTCAAATGCATAAGTTGAAATGGAGGAATCCAATTATCCCTGATATGGAGCACTATATTTGGATTTCCAGACATGTCTAGAGTGCTTAACCTTGAAAGATTTGAGAAATGGGCATCAGAGAGTGTTTCTTGCAGAGAATTGGAAGAAATATCCAAATTCTCGAGCATAGAAAGTGTTCCAATTCCTTGAGATATCGTACCATTCAACTGGTTATTACCAATAAGCAAATTTCTCAATGAAGAAAATTTGTTGATTGCCTTCGGGATGGATCCCCAAATACGATTATAGCTTAAATCCAAAGACAACAATGCGTTTTGAAGACATCCTGATAAGGAATGGATAATAGTAGCAAACTCATATTCAAGATTATTGTGATTTAGGCTTATAATTTGTAAGTTACATAATCTACCTATGGAAATTGGAAAATTTGCACTCCTTTgaaattgtgtttgtgtttatagGGTAAAAAATCATGCATACATAGGCTTATAATGGTTTTCAATGCCTTCTAAAAATAGTAGGGTAGACGACCAAGACTTAAgctaattatatgaaaatataagctCTTTATTTTAAGGCCGTCTCACTAACAAATGTAGATCGGTCAAAACAATCAGTCGGGTGAATTGCGGGTCAAGCCAATATTACATCGGGTCGAATCAGTTTTGGACTTTCGATTCTGGTCTTTTTAGATTTGAGTGGGGTTTGGGTCCACCCAAGTGGTCaagaatttaaatatatatatatatatatatatatatatatatatatatatatatatatatatatatatatatatatatatatatattatcatcaattaacttttcaaaaaattatagtatctatataataatttttttataattttttatttataaagaaattattttcttataaaaggACCAATTAATTTACTTATTAGCTACACTAAAGAAATAttgacttaaaatgtcaatatTGACCAGAAATATAGTGGATTTCAACTAAAATGCATGAAACTAAAAATTATGATTTGGAACTGAAAACGAGTTAAAACGGTCGGATTTGAGTCAgtttttttggtattttgagTCAGATCATTTAGAATTATGGGTCAAATTTTCGAATAATCTGatcaaatttcaaaacaatGTCAAATTTAATTAAGGTTTAACATGTCTACTTAGAGGAGTAGCTCTCTAAAGAAATGTAtaataattttccttttttcttacTTGAATCAATTCACTAACCTGCcccaaacctttaaacaaaaagACTTTAAGTACATTACTCATAAGTCACAACTGTCTAAGACGTTGTGATAAGTACATCACTATTTTAGAATTGATCTTTCTGTAAAAAGAAAGACTCAAGTTCATTACTCATGACTATCGAAGCTAGACATTATGA
The sequence above is drawn from the Amaranthus tricolor cultivar Red isolate AtriRed21 chromosome 5, ASM2621246v1, whole genome shotgun sequence genome and encodes:
- the LOC130813595 gene encoding receptor-like protein EIX2, which produces MRGSKEEDGSESRGCLQNALLSLDLSYNRIWGSIPKAINKFSSLRNLLIGNNQLNGTISQGIGTLSMLENLDISSNSLQETLSDAHFSNLSRLSTLDMSGNPNIVLHIRDNWIPPFQLMHLNLESCKLGPYFPKWIVTQTNLSYLGISDAGIHDSVPTSFWNSLSPLNLDYLNVSNNMIYGPFPDLSITLQKLPIIDFSSNNLRDLSLNHISGTIPKCIYNLTAMTSTHDFDDITLSNYVYIVDAKLMWKWKEHNFQRFVDQVKGIEISDNELEGQIPQEVASLTGLVFLNLSRNHLVGRVIPISLAQVTCLEILDLSKNNLSGKIPIGTQLQGFDPSSYSGKCGLCGALLPKCPGDEPSGSKLKGQGAQNREKDGDTGDNMTFLGLLISVVLGFWVVFGTLIIKMSWTNAIL